A region of the Bombus pyrosoma isolate SC7728 linkage group LG15, ASM1482585v1, whole genome shotgun sequence genome:
tttaatgttttaggTCAGCACTTATATCGCGTGCAATAGTTTGGGACTATTCATGGatctatttaaattgttaattatatttatacataagaaaaaatttctttatttagtCTTGTATATGCAGAAGAATTTCTGGCATTTCAACTACAATCAATATGAAAAATCGGTCCTAGCAGATGCGAAACGAATGTGCATCTACTTCGTCTGCGTTTTCTCATTTCTCTCTCAATCTACTATCTTTAGTTACATCTTCAGGCCACTAATATGTCAGTCTATCAATTTTCTGGTTTAAATGggtttatttctaaaaaaaaaattaattcatcgaCAATCTGATTTTAGCAAATATTGGGAAGAACGCGTCAGATAGGGTACCTATATTCCATATGTACTTGGACCTACCATTGAATGTCTCGccatattatgaaataacgtactTGATACAGgtacaatattatttctattttacataaaaatcttAGGCGATTTCATGTatctgtaaataataattgtaattgtaattattatgtgCGTATAGGCTTTGACTTTGTATCAGGTTGGCGTATGTTATCTTTGCGTCGAcaacatattttgtattatgtgCTTACATGTAGCTAGTCAGTTTCGCATATTACAATACAGAATAGCCAATGTGCTAAGCCTGAAAGACAATGTTAAATTTGATCAAGATACAAACCTGGATTCTTCGGCTGAATTTTACgccatatttaaaaaatgcattcAACAGCATCAAGCTCTCATTGAATTCTGTACCACGCTCGAAGAGatatttacgataattatacTGGGACAAGTGTTAACGTTTAGCATATTGATTTGTTTCGTCGGATATCAAGCGCTTCTGGTTagtatattacaaattcaacgttactgattttatttttctcgtttaaaaCGAGATATTCGAtttgaacaaattaaatatcccATCGTCGTTGCTGTAAAATTTGCGCTCGTAATGCATCATGATTCACAGGTGAAGCTGTCACTTTCATGGCGCATTTCTCTTGTATCTTTCTTAACGACTAACATATGTCAGCTATGGATCTTCACGTACAGTTGTAATGCCCTAGTACAAGAAAGCGTGAACACTGCTAATGCTGCGTACGCTACACCATGGATATATTTACCAATGGACAAGTTTGGAGAAATGGCACGAAAGGATTTGCAACTCGTACTCATGAGGTCGAGGCGAGCCTGTTATCTCACCGCCTGTGGCTTCTTTCCTATATCCCTGGAAACTTTTACCAAGGTATTTATTAACGATTCTCGTagttttctatattaattaataacagtatattttcttcgtgtcACAGATTATGAGCTCCGCAATGTCATATTTCACTATACTAAAACAGGGAACCGTGGATACAGTAGAATAATTCCTCcagttttcattttatagGCGTACACGTTTAAGTaatgttgaaaatgaaaaatttgttcgttttgatttaaaaatgttattatcacaaatttatgagatttataaaatattaaaataaatggttagaagaaatttgattatataaaatacgtaaattataatacgtcCACAGGATTTGTAACAAGATAGTAATAAAGTTAAATAGAAAGAACAAGTAtgagtaattttaataaaccgtggaaattttcgaatcaCCGAAATTCTCTGTAATCttggaatttcaaattgaacaaCAGTACTATAGATTACAATAGATTATTCATCGCGAATTATACAACGATTGATTCTACTCcttatattcgatataattgtGAACGTGTTTATAAGTTAAATTTAGTTCGCTATATTGTCATCGGCACGTATGTAATTTGATACAGTGCCAAACTTGAAGCAGAAGAACATCGTACGAACAAAACCATtatcttctttaaaataaaaaaattaattttagaccAAATCACGACGTTGCACAACTCACAATTTCATCTGGtggaattataatatttaggcaatattaaacaaagtttacaatttaatatgacatatttttatgtgCAGAGTTATGAATAAGTACATCTTATTCAATATATGTTACTAATAAAcatcattttattctttttacaagTATACAAAATGCAAAGAACGCAATAATacttgatatatatatatatatatatatatatctaagatatatatatatatatatatatatatatatatcttagaATTATTCTCTAATTCGATGAGTTATATAAAATCGCTTTTCGTTCAAAATTGCttaaaatctttgaaaaaCTTTGGAGGAAGAAGATTTATAATGCTTAACAAACAAATGATATtgcaaatttctattatttttacctATTCCTGCTGTTGATATTTGTGACGGATCAAAATTAGGAAGATCATTGTAAagttttaaagtaattttattatatgaacaATAATATGGAGAGTCAAAGCCTCGTTTTTCGGCAGAAGGGCTGTTTCCACTTCCAAGAACCTAATGCTATTTCTCACGATCTTTGCAACTTGCATCCTTAAAAGGATTTCCTTTGAAAAGCTATATCGTCAAGAAACAATGAAAAGTAAGTAATTCGTGTTCGCTTTTCAATCAAATTTCGTCACTTGGAAATGGATGAAGCAGACCTAACGCTAATACGAGACTTTGTTTTCAATGAACAGAGTTTTTTTTAACAGACATTTTTAATGTTGAAGATCACTTAAAGTtactcctcctcttcctctcccGCACCAGTTAACATTGCGATAAGGCTTTGCGTATCGATAAATCCCTTGTCATCAATGTACATATTATCATAAGCATCATTGACCTCCTTCGCGGTGAATTTGTCACCATATGTCATCAAAGCGTGCCTCAATCTATGACGGAAggaaaacgaataattttcataattttagaaaGCTACTCAACTTCTTTTCCGAGATATTTCGGTATATTTCACgggattatttaattttctactcCTTTCTCTATCCTTTTTTCCGAGAAATGAATAATCTTACAATACCAATAGCTCTTATCGCTTACCTTTCACCATCAATCTTTCCGTTTACGTCGAAGGTACTGAACGCAGCAATTACGGTTTCATCGTCGTCGGAAcctaaaatagaagaaattgcgattaatttaatatacatatataaattggCAAAGAGGGGCTAATCGTATCATCTGGTAAATTTATATGTTGATACCTGATCCCGACATGCGAGTTGCGAACAAGTTGAGTAACTGGGTAAAGTTGATAGGACCAGGAGCTTCACCTAGCATCTCGTCAAGTTCTTTATCGGTAACCAAACGACCGACATTGTCAAAAGTGGCACGAAGGTCGTTCTTTCCAATTACACCATCCTTATCATGATCCATAAGTTGGAATGCCTGgtggaacaaaatgaaatgCACATAAGTACATCCAAATAATAATTGCAACTCGTATTCTTCAAcgctttaattttaattttatttattcgaaaatgatTCGATCGACGTTACGACCAACTTATTAAATAACTTATTAAataactaattaaaattattattttaacgtatttaatactttaaatacatttcatttatcttcACCATAGAACGATATACAGCGAGATATCTCGTTTCCCTTCGCAGAAACTGCGGTAACTGATGCAGCAAGCATTTAATAATGAAGTTTCACTGTATAGTTCGCTGTACGATGGCAAATTTTTGGATAATTACTCGCATATCGTTGAAACGGCATTTGAACGTACCTCTTTAAATTCGGCAACTTGTTTCTGAGTAAACATAGAAAACACGCTGGATCCAGTGCGTTTAGCTTTGCGGCTACCCCGACTGCTTGCTCTAGTCGAACCAGATTCTTTAGGGGTACCGGTAGGAGTTGGTGGCTTTTCTTCTGCTGGTGCAGGTGCTGGTTCTGGTTCTGGTGCAGGAGCAGGCGCTGcctcctccttctttttcgtcttcttcttcttctctttatccGCCTACAATAATCCggcgtaatttttattgaaacgaaacgaggatataaaaatataaaaatttcagccAAACTTGCACTTACTCTTCCGCACCGTTTAGTGTCTGTACAAGTGTAACTTGCGATTTCTCGAGTTTTAAAATACTCATTTTACCaaaaaattaagtattttccaatatttaattattgtaaacgAAATGTCGAATTTAAAAGCGCTTAGTATGCGATAAATCgtagaaaaatctttttcgtcgtattattttcgtaaaaatgaatgtttcaatttatttaaaatgtgaaacaaacaaaagagtcggtttggtaaaatatttaatataaattacttgcAAGGAACAGAAACCAAgtggtaaataaataaaaatcttgccaattattatctaataattaattaaatggaaatcaCCGTAAAGCCGAAAGATATGcggaaataaagaattatcgCTATTACTATATTTAGCTGGCAGTAAGCTAGCTTGGATaacatcgaagaaaattcgGAGGGCGTTACTCATAAGAGTTAAAAATAGGACCCTTCTATCACGTACGGTATAGTTGAAAAGAAGCCAGGACAAATATAGACCGTTTATCCCGTACAGCCTCTCGAATTACTATTTGGTTACgtaattcttttatctttatttttacttttataatatatctaacAAATAAACGAAGGTATACatggaaattaaatgaaatttgatagtacagatttttacataaacaaaattcaattaaatctaAAGTCCACTAACTTAGATAGACGattaaattccaattattAAGAAATCCAAAAATTAAGAATCCGATTAGGAATTTCATAGATTAGATGATCgcaaagatttattaaaatccaaAAGTACATGTAACAACTTGAATATACAGGATGGAAGGCAAATAATAAGGTCCAAGTACGGAATGGCTAACAGCCAAAAATCTAACGAAGATCACTGTTTACACTTCATTAACACAAATACGCGATGTTTAGTGCAAGTTCTGCACTTTGACGAATTCATTCACCAGGCGTACAATTTAGacacaatttatttaattcatcgaTCTCTCATCGAAATTTACCCTCGTACAACAGGTCAAACATGTTTCCACCACTAGTCACGTGTACGATATTCGGCATTCCGTTTCTTTCTACATATCCCACTGTATAGAAGAAATTCAACGAACAGAACTTTTCGCATATTTCCTGATCGCCTGAATCCGAAATCACGGTGGTATCATGGTGTACTCGGCGCTTACTTACCATGGCTACAGTTGGTTTGTAAGAGGATGGTACGAGATGGTCACAACGAACCAACTGTCCGAATCATAGAAGTGAACTTGTCTAAGTAACTTTGGTGGATCTCCCCCACTACATGGCTGGTGCTTGAGCAGGGGTGCTTTGCCCGGGTATAACGCCAACGCCTATCTGACCATATTTAGTGCGAGCTGCCTCAAAATAGCAACCCTTTCGATGTTTCGACTAAAACAGTTTGCCGAGGATTGTACTGACGACCAACACCTTACAGCCCTTTTTCGCAGCTGAGATTTGCTTCTCAGAACGAGAATGTGAGTCAAGGATCTTCGGAAAGTGATTATGACGGTGCCCCGGCCTTGCGACTTCCGTAACCCTGATTAGCCCTGCATACATCGAGCATCGAAGAAATCTTCTGTCACCATTTTTGCGGTCATCGATCGTACAAAAGCGGTAGTAGACTGTCCCGATTCCACCGTCAcaaatcaaagaaattatcgtaattGTTTAAACTAATTTAACTCTTATTATCTATTCGATTATTACATACGATACAACGCTCACAAAATAtgatttctgaaaaatttgtaactcGTGAACTAAAAATTGTGgtgttaatatttaaaagttctgctaaatatttgcaaaatttgtatGCTCGCAGTTATATTTAACTCATATTATGCGCAATATAATAGCAAATATATCTATCGTGTATCGATGATGGTTGTAAAAATTGTGAGATGAAAATTGTCTaaggaaaaattacaataataaatgaaatacgatAGTAAGAGAAAATGTTTAAGGATTATCCATTTCAGAAGTAACATGAATTTCCGGTTTGTGCACCGGGATGACCAACGCACGTGGTTACTAAAAATAACTGTCCGATATTTGAGATCAGAAAACATTAAGGTACActgtatatttcattattcccctttcttatatacatattacaggaattcaaatgtttaataaaccctgtatctttgatatttatcgAGTTTGGTTTATTTCAATTGTCATGAAACTGAATTGTCATAAAggaaattaagaataattgaTATCTGCTGTGCAAAAGATTATTTACAACTATCGTACTTTCAACAACAAAGTAGTACGAtagaattaattgttaattatttatatggcTCGACTTAATATTAGAGCCTGGCTTAAAATCGCTATAAGTGTCATATAACGAAGCTCGCTCACTTCCGCCAAATTcagtatttaatgaaatattgacgCATCACAAGTTAACGAGGAAGATAGcttaaaactaaaaatattattcaactaATCACATCTATACCCAAACtctatacttttatttcgtaaagatatctaaaatctttaatttgtaACGCACCGATAGATGCTGATCAGATTCTCCAATGTATTCGAGAGGATTGACAGTAAATATCTAGCAATTTTGAACGACGAGTCAACGCATGATAAGACATTCTATGAAGACTGATAAACAACCGATACACTAGAAATACAGCTATTACTTAGACACATAGTCGTATTACAAATATGTTCctagaatttatttctcttatttcaaTGCGCCGAATTATGTCACTGAGATTATGTCCATCATCATATTTTGGGACATTCCCAAATACACATTACTAAcaggtactacgatataatgcATAATAAAACCCtctagatatatttatttcatttttggaaaaaaaattcatatttatcgCTTTTCTACTGAGCTgcacgaataatagaattaaaattatttttctgtttcatttattctatacaatagatacataaatttattaattaatcatgattataatgtaacatgtatatattgtaattaatcttttatgaaGTATCCATACAAATCGCTATGACTTTGTATACTTGCTCGATAAGAAAGTTACATACCATTTTTCTTATTCACGACCACACAACACTCCCACCACAACCGCTCggagaaataagaaagtaCAGACAACCTTGCCTTGACTGGTTTTCATTGTAAGGTAACAGCTTGTCGTAGTATGGTCTAGAtcacaaatttttatgttaaaataatattaagatTTAAACTACTCTAAAAAAAacgtattttaaatgttatctTATGATCTAACAAAATGTGGTggatctttttattaaattatggtGAGTGAAGCTTGTccatataaaaaggaaatacgtatttttagcatttaatattgttaatcATCGTTAAATCTTTCTTAAAGCTTTAAAAGATGCGTTTAATgctgttaaaaaaatatataaatgttcacagtaatataataatcggaaaataaactaatttatcattaatcgatttaaattaataaattatttgcttatttCTCTATAGTTACCATTGGCCTGTCACTGCGTCTTGCCGCATATATTTCTTCTGGCGGTCTTCATGGAGAAATTCGATTCGAAAAAGTCACAGAAACATCCGTAAGAATTCGATTCTCACTTCAAACTACTCTTCAATATCCAGACCAACAATGGCTTTGGTCAGTTACTGAGTTTCCTGTTGATTACACACGTATAAACGATAGATGCAGTAGACAACATATTGGAAAGAGGTGTTTTTCttgtttggaaaaatttgtttcccaTATATTGTTGTCacacgttttatttaaaaatcactaCTATAAACATGTAGCATTATCGACTTAACGGAACTTGTTGGACCGCTCGATATGCCTGGAAATGAAACAGGATCAGTGGAAATTTCGGACATAAGTTTAACCGGAGAAATGGGTTTATGGGGCAAAGGTTTAATATTCCAAGACACATATTCATCCAGAACCATCTGTGCTTCGATAACggtaacttttaaaatataaagtaaaacgtaaagtttgtttcgaaaatattgcaattctCCGAATGTTCTTAGGTACTAGAAAAGAATGTAGAGAAATTTGCGGAAGCACGTTTTCTCGAAACTATAGCGGGAAGCGTATGGTTTCGATGGCTGGGTGGTCACGGTGGTGATAATATTAGcgatacaataatttatgtaaatttgtatCATGTTAATAACAAAAAGTTGCAAGGTACAAAATACACAGAacattattggaaaatttatgtgACGGACATTTTTGACATCAGTAAAGGTACAActttttttataagatatatcggATTTGCAAAATACTGATTtactttcattaaatatatttatttaatatttatcattcagACAAATCAAGTTGCAACATTTTACAAACTGTCTTTGATCCTGATAACGCGGGCAATGGTAAAGCGATTGGTGATATCGATGCACGTTTAGGCAAGATAAAAGTAGCTGTAGATCATCGTAACGAATATAAAACCGTATACAAAGATTCAAAGTTGTCTCTACTACCTTCTACTGATTTACTTGGACCACATCGTCAATTATATTTAGTCATATTCCATCCGAAACATGATGATTCCATTTTACATTGCAGTAAAATTAATCATAGAAAACCTATCCTTGCCAAGTAAGTGAAACATATTATTACGAAAAActtttatccattttatttatacatgtttatcaaattatctcttcccatattttttaactattcagaactttaattaattctcaCGGTATCAAAGGAGATGTATCCCTATCTCAAGTGACTCCATTCGATCCAACATGGGTTAACGTATCATTGACACCAATCAATGATTTAGGAACGAGATTACGCTATGCTACTAAGATAAAGTCATATAATATTCATGAACTACCTCCAGATCCAATAAAAGCTTCGAATAACTTTGCCAAAGTATGCGAAACAActaagaaaatgtataatccaagtaatatcaatataatgGATGTACCACCAGCAGGTAAACAAGTTAAATCGTTACTTTAGTCTAGTTTGTTCGTTCAACAATGcctaaataattatgtaactCAGGGCTTGGAACTCAAGATCAATATGCTATTGGTGATCTTTCTGGGAAACTTCAAGGTCGTAAAGAAGGATCGTATCATTATGATATCTTACCAGGGAGTGCCAAACTTAATGGAATTTATTGGGATACATACCTTCCACTCTCAGGAACACATAGTGTAATTCACAGAAGCCTTGTTCTTCACAAGTACTTATTTACGCtcactttttataattaccgCTTTATTTTCATCCTTACTTATTAAAGACGATTACACGTTGCTCCTCAGATATAATGAAACTGATAATAAGAGCATCGTACCATGGATCTGTGGTACCTTGAATCTTTATTTACCAGATAATATTGGACAAATACCAATGATAACTGCACAAGTAATATACAGATATCCCATTGttgggaaaataatttttcgtcaACCTAAAAATGATCCTCAAATGGATACTAccattataattgaaaatttagttCATGCAGATGGTAACGCTTTAAATAATTCAGGATTACACAGGTAtaatgtttttcaaattttttgcTAGAAAGAaccattatatatatatatgtcaataccatctaatttaatgttaaatatttaggTGGATGGTTCATGATAATCCACCAGGCAAAGATTATTATAACTGGACAGGCAGATGTTTAAGCGCTGGTGAACCTTATAATCCTTACAAGGTacaagtaattaataaaataacactaATATGcttgttttctatttataatacaattgcTCTCTCCTAAAAATATTACTCTTAAATTTATCAGGTAGAATGGAATTCAAATCCTAGTGAATATTGTTCAATGTCAGAAGCATCATTATGTCGTGTGGGTGACCTAACAAGACATAGTACAGTCGACATTGCTGGCAAAAAGTTTTATGGGAGCCTATTAACACGAAGACTCTTCACGGATACAATGTTACCTTTGTCAGGTCCCCATAGTATATTAGGTAAAAGTTTAGTGATATATGATGACCATGGACCTCGTGCAAGAGGAGAAAGACTAGCATGTTCGATGTAATTTTGTAGAAGAAACttcatatgaaatatttctaataaattttattacaaacattactaaaatatcaattattctaTATAGAATTAGTGAAACATACCATCGCAAAGCAGTAGCAAGAGACTGGTTTGGAAATGGAGAAACAATTTTGCTAAGAGGAAAATTAGAATTCTTACAACAAAATGAATATGATATCACAAATATAGAACTAAATCTTGATGGTCTAGATGGGAAAATGAGTGGATATCACATACATATGGtaacagaaatataataaaatttgtttatattttttatttattttcatgaaagtttatatattttagactCCAATTGAGCAAGATTTAGAATTTCCATGTGAAAGTACATCCCTGTATGGACATTGGAATCCATTTGGTATCAATGTAAGTAACACACTATCTGCAGGAGAAGGAACAACTGATCAGTATGAAATGGGTGATCTCAGTGGAAAGTTTGGCActttagaaaatagaaaaagatatatgaaaaCTTTCAATGATACAATACTTCCTTTATTTGGACTAAACAGTATACTAGGTCGAAGTATAGTGATTCacaaaaagcaaaaaaattTAAGGtatctatattaatatttaaattgtatgcagacacaaatatatatatatcctctaacaattcttttctttgagATGGGCTTGTTCAACTATAGAAAGGGGATATTCGCCATCTGAGGCTATAGAATTAAGAGCAATTGCATCTTTTCATCATCCACAAGGTTTTGCATATGGCTATATAAGAAtggtattataaatttaaatgatatcaaaatataaaatatgatttaacaCTAATAATTACAGACACAACTTATTCACCATGATGGTAGTCAAAGTGAAAcggtaattgaaataaaattacgacaTCCTGGAAAACACGATCGTAATATTGTGAGTACATATAATGCTTAATAAAAGCATTTAAAgagatttaatatattttaaattatataaaaatatattactgtaGACAAGAAACCACAATTGGGCGATATATGTAAATCCTGTTGGAGTAGATGCAGCTGTTCAAGTAAAGGATACTAGATGTGTAGCTGGTGGCTATATATGGAATCCCTACTTTACACAGCTAGCAGATcctttaaatgtaatattaatcagaaccatataaaatttctgtctTAACATGCCATTGTTACTttcataaaagtaattttatttcacaggATGATCTGTACAGACAAGAATGTGGTCCTGATTTACCACTTAGATGTTATGTAGGAGATATATCAGGTCGATTGGGTCCTATCGACATAGGACTTCAAAGACAAGTTTTTACAGACTCAAATTTCCCATTAGCAGGAGCAGTATCTGCAATGGGAAGATCTATCGTTATTTTCGACAAAAATTTTGGGACTGACAGATTTGCATGTGCTAACATTGAACCTGATAACGACATTGTGAAGTATACAAATATAAGAAAACCACCTCGCTTCGTAGTGTAAGTACACATACaacatgttattttattttaccataAATTTCACGTACAAATATCTTTACAACTTTTTTACTATAGGGCACAATTTCTAGAAgatgtaagaaaaattatggGTGTTCCAGATTGGATGTTATCCATAGATACTAGAAAAACGAAGATTTTACATAGTGGAGCATGCATTCAGTTTTTAATGCATTTTAGgggtaataaaaaaaatatacaatttgtaggaatttcttgaatatatataataatgttttataattacatatctAGGTCCAATTGCTAGCACCTTAGaacaagattttaataaacttataTCAACTGGACGATTAGACACACCTAGTTTGTATATTCCAGGATATGTTCCAACAAAACGAAAAGCAACATTAGGTTATCGCCAATGTGGAAATCAAGATCCAAATGATAAAAGTAATAACTCATATTCTATACAAAATAAGCAaacaagtttattttttaaaatgacaaattttacATTGTTTTCAGGATCCAAATTTTTCCTACCAAATATATCTTCATCACAGTGTTCAAAACTTACTTTAATTGTTGCTGTGTgtattattactaaattattatgatattaaattaataaattaatatagtattaaattgagtcttataaatttaaatactgaaaagatcgtatatatataataaacgttttataaaatgaatattttatttacacgatATGCGGAAATACGTAAACTCGAGTATGCGATGGATATAGAGCACGTCATAGTCACGTTCTATTGGTAGCTTTATATGTAGCGATCGCTAAAAACTGTTTATCCAACGCATGGTCGTATATGTAACCGTGGTTCAACGAGACGAGGCAGTAATTACTCGACTAGTGACATTCGATTATCACTAGTCAGCAGCCAATAGTTGCAAACGCAgcaatcaaatttcatttacatttactgCCTCGTCTCTCGTCTTATTGGATCATGGACATAGGAATATAGAGACCACGCATAGAAGGGAAATTTCCTCCCTGTCACGGACCGTGACGCCGAACGAACAATAACTGGCGCGAAGAGGATTGATGAAACCATTTCCGGCGAATGGAAAACGTTGCAGTAGCGGTCGCATTGGTGATTGACTTATGAtcatctaaaaatatttatattgcacCACGGATAATACCGAACAAGtataaagtttataatattctgcatttcttaacattatataaaattatcataacCACAACATGTATTCTCTGGAAGATGGTAAGAATTTATACTgatgttaatatataaaaatatcgaaatgattaatatttgtattagcattcaaaaatatgatataacattatacctaACCTACAaacacatattttattttttacctcTTTATGGGAAAGTgcattatttttctcatttcgtaatttatgtgtttcaatgttatataaattataaaattattaatcttaataactgttgaaaattatgactaaatatatctttttgttAGATCAATACGACGATGAAGATGCAGAAGAAATTTCGTCAAAACTTTGGCAGGAAGCCTGTTGGATTGTTATTAATGCCTATTTTGATGAAAAAGGTCTTGTGAGACAACAACTTGATAGTTTTgatgaatttattgaaatgtcAGTTCAAAGAATTGTTGAAGACTCACCACAAATTGATTTACAAGCAGAAGCACAACATACTTCGGGCGAAATAGAAAATCCAGTTAGACACTTACtgaaatttgaacaaatttatttgtctAAGCCTACACATTGGGAAAAAGATGGAGCTCCATCTCCTATGATGCCTAATGAGGCAAGACTAAGAAATTTGACATATTCTGCACCACTGTATGTAGATATAACTAAAACAATTGTAAAAGATGGAGAAGATCCTATTGAAACTCAACATCAAAAGACATTTATAGGAAAGATTCCAATTATGTTGAGATCAAAATATTGTTTACTTGCTGGCTTATCTGATCGTGATTTAACAG
Encoded here:
- the LOC122575665 gene encoding uncharacterized protein LOC122575665 isoform X3, with protein sequence MPGNETGSVEISDISLTGEMGLWGKGLIFQDTYSSRTICASITVLEKNVEKFAEARFLETIAGSVWFRWLGGHGGDNISDTIIYVNLYHVNNKKLQGTKYTEHYWKIYVTDIFDISKDKSSCNILQTVFDPDNAGNGKAIGDIDARLGKIKVAVDHRNEYKTVYKDSKLSLLPSTDLLGPHRQLYLVIFHPKHDDSILHCSKINHRKPILAKTLINSHGIKGDVSLSQVTPFDPTWVNVSLTPINDLGTRLRYATKIKSYNIHELPPDPIKASNNFAKVCETTKKMYNPSNINIMDVPPAGLGTQDQYAIGDLSGKLQGRKEGSYHYDILPGSAKLNGIYWDTYLPLSGTHSVIHRSLVLHKYNETDNKSIVPWICGTLNLYLPDNIGQIPMITAQVIYRYPIVGKIIFRQPKNDPQMDTTIIIENLVHADGNALNNSGLHRWMVHDNPPGKDYYNWTGRCLSAGEPYNPYKVEWNSNPSEYCSMSEASLCRVGDLTRHSTVDIAGKKFYGSLLTRRLFTDTMLPLSGPHSILGKSLVIYDDHGPRARGERLACSIISETYHRKAVARDWFGNGETILLRGKLEFLQQNEYDITNIELNLDGLDGKMSGYHIHMTPIEQDLEFPCESTSLYGHWNPFGINVSNTLSAGEGTTDQYEMGDLSGKFGTLENRKRYMKTFNDTILPLFGLNSILGRSIVIHKKQKNLRWACSTIERGYSPSEAIELRAIASFHHPQGFAYGYIRMTQLIHHDGSQSETVIEIKLRHPGKHDRNITRNHNWAIYVNPVGVDAAVQVKDTRCVAGGYIWNPYFTQLADPLNDDLYRQECGPDLPLRCYVGDISGRLGPIDIGLQRQVFTDSNFPLAGAVSAMGRSIVIFDKNFGTDRFACANIEPDNDIVKYTNIRKPPRFVVAQFLEDVRKIMGVPDWMLSIDTRKTKILHSGACIQFLMHFRGPIASTLEQDFNKLISTGRLDTPSLYIPGYVPTKRKATLGYRQCGNQDPNDKSNNSYSIQNKQTSLFFKMTNFTLFSGSKFFLPNISSSQCSKLTLIVAVCIITKLL